The following are from one region of the Abiotrophia defectiva ATCC 49176 genome:
- a CDS encoding oligopeptide ABC transporter substrate-binding protein, which translates to MKSCISKSLTALVAGLSVVGMLDPWASAQAQDANLSTVIDNEGTPISGGTLKYAMVGDPFSGVLSPLYSDNGKDYEIVSMFSPNLFGNDANYKLDDSGFGKIKFDKDNKKVTITIPQGTKWDDGEPITIEDVIYPYYVIGHKDYTGVRYGSDFQNVVGMEEYHAGTTDTISGLKKVDDYTLEVTYKKFSNSMLQAWGGVSNYLIPKHAYENIPIKEQADSDLMRKSPVGFGPFKVKSITPGESVILEANEYYYKGKPKIDKVQMDVVNSSTAVSEMKAGNYDIASLPADSYSTYKDATNFKTIGQVENRVQYLGFHLGKWNADKQEVEVDESKIVNNKSLRQAMGYAVDNGAIGQRFYEGLRWQANSPIPPTFKDIADSSREGYTYQPEKAKQILADAGFVDKDGDGFVEDPKGNQFSLKYLATSGTDVAEPIAQYYVDSWKQVGINVELYEGRLHEFNSFYDLLGTDADIDVFSASMGFGGDPNPAFMFGRNAQFNFMRYASEQNDSLLKDIRSDASFDADYRKEAFKKWQDFIMDEVPMVPTLYSYQLTTFNNRIKHYDATPGADFDWNQVELTADEPIKE; encoded by the coding sequence ATGAAAAGTTGTATTAGCAAGTCCTTGACTGCATTGGTAGCAGGATTATCTGTGGTCGGCATGCTGGACCCTTGGGCAAGTGCTCAAGCTCAAGATGCTAATTTATCTACAGTAATCGATAATGAAGGGACACCGATTTCAGGTGGGACCCTCAAGTATGCCATGGTTGGGGATCCATTCTCAGGTGTTCTATCTCCACTCTACTCTGATAACGGCAAGGACTATGAAATTGTTTCGATGTTTTCTCCTAACTTGTTTGGGAATGACGCCAACTATAAGTTAGATGACTCTGGCTTTGGTAAAATCAAGTTCGACAAGGATAACAAGAAGGTAACCATCACCATTCCGCAAGGAACTAAATGGGATGATGGTGAGCCAATCACTATTGAGGATGTTATCTATCCTTACTACGTCATCGGTCATAAGGACTATACGGGTGTCCGTTATGGTTCTGACTTCCAAAATGTCGTGGGGATGGAAGAATATCACGCAGGTACAACCGATACTATTTCAGGTTTGAAGAAGGTTGATGATTATACCTTAGAAGTGACTTATAAGAAATTCTCCAACTCTATGCTGCAAGCTTGGGGTGGGGTAAGTAACTATCTGATTCCTAAACATGCCTATGAGAATATTCCAATTAAGGAACAAGCAGACAGTGACCTTATGCGTAAGAGTCCGGTTGGTTTTGGACCTTTCAAGGTTAAGTCCATTACGCCAGGTGAATCTGTCATCTTAGAAGCCAATGAATACTACTACAAGGGTAAACCTAAGATTGACAAAGTGCAAATGGATGTAGTCAACTCTTCAACCGCTGTCTCCGAGATGAAGGCCGGCAACTATGACATAGCTAGTCTACCTGCTGATTCTTACAGTACCTATAAGGATGCTACTAACTTCAAAACGATTGGACAAGTAGAGAATAGAGTTCAATATCTTGGTTTCCACTTAGGTAAATGGAATGCTGATAAGCAAGAAGTTGAAGTAGATGAAAGTAAGATTGTCAATAACAAGAGTCTGCGACAAGCCATGGGCTATGCTGTAGACAATGGCGCAATCGGTCAGCGTTTCTATGAAGGATTACGTTGGCAAGCCAACTCGCCAATTCCGCCAACTTTTAAGGATATTGCGGATAGCAGTCGTGAAGGCTATACCTACCAACCAGAAAAAGCTAAGCAAATCTTAGCCGATGCTGGTTTTGTGGACAAGGATGGCGACGGCTTCGTTGAAGATCCTAAGGGTAATCAATTTAGCCTCAAGTACTTGGCCACGTCAGGGACTGATGTAGCTGAGCCAATCGCCCAATATTATGTAGATTCTTGGAAGCAAGTCGGCATTAATGTCGAACTCTATGAAGGTCGCTTGCATGAGTTTAACTCCTTCTATGATCTCTTAGGGACGGATGCGGACATTGATGTCTTCTCAGCCTCTATGGGCTTTGGTGGGGATCCAAACCCTGCCTTTATGTTTGGCCGTAACGCCCAATTCAACTTTATGCGTTACGCTAGTGAACAGAATGATAGCTTGCTCAAGGACATCCGCTCTGATGCTTCCTTTGATGCGGATTACCGTAAGGAAGCCTTCAAGAAATGGCAAGATTTCATCATGGATGAAGTGCCAATGGTGCCAACGCTCTACAGTTACCAGTTAACGACATTCAACAACCGGATTAAGCACTATGATGCAACTCCAGGGGCTGACTTCGACTGGAACCAAGTAGAATTAACAGCAGATGAACCAATCAAAGAATAA
- a CDS encoding oligopeptide ABC transporter substrate-binding protein, which produces MKKSMKKSLALVAAAFTLAGAFAPTLAHAEGANLPVTVDNEGTPISGGTLKVALVGDPFAGVFNQVYYSTGPDSDVIDNFMAGLYGYDENFVINDTGFAKLTFDKDNKKVTIKIPENTKWDDGEPLTIDDVIYPYYVIGHKDYAGIRYGDDFENVVGMAEYHEGKAEEISGLKRVDDWTLEVSYKEFPAGMLQAGGGVSQFMMPKHVFEKIPVAEQLDSDAVRKNPVGNGPFRVKSITPGESVTFEANEYYYKGKPKVDGMQLDVVNPSTAVSEMKAGNYDIAKLSSDEYPTYADATNFKTLGRLQNAMSYIGFKMGKWNADKKEVEYDPSRVVSNKALRQAMGYAIDNAAIGEKFYNGLRTRANTTIPALFKDYNDSSIEGYTYQPEKSKQILADAGFVDKDGDGFVEDPNGKSFTLKFASMQGGATAEPIAQYYIDSWKQVGINVELVDGRLMEFNAFYDLLKKDGDVDVYQAAFGVGGDPNPINLFGRKAAFNYTRWATEENDKLLDALGSTESFDEAFRKKAFSDWQKYFTEEAPVIPTLFRNELISVNNRVKHYDFKVGSTFDLSEVELTADQPVK; this is translated from the coding sequence ATGAAGAAGTCTATGAAGAAGAGCTTAGCTTTAGTAGCTGCTGCTTTTACTTTAGCTGGTGCTTTTGCGCCAACCTTAGCCCACGCTGAAGGCGCTAATTTACCTGTTACGGTAGATAACGAAGGGACACCTATTTCTGGTGGTACTTTGAAAGTTGCTTTGGTCGGGGACCCATTTGCTGGTGTATTCAACCAAGTATACTATTCTACTGGTCCGGATTCAGATGTTATTGATAACTTTATGGCTGGTCTATACGGTTACGATGAGAACTTCGTTATTAACGATACTGGTTTTGCTAAGTTGACCTTTGACAAGGACAACAAGAAAGTAACCATCAAAATTCCTGAAAATACTAAATGGGATGATGGTGAGCCATTAACTATCGATGACGTTATCTATCCATACTATGTCATCGGTCACAAAGACTATGCCGGCATTCGTTATGGGGATGACTTTGAGAACGTTGTAGGGATGGCAGAATACCATGAAGGTAAAGCTGAAGAAATCTCAGGTCTTAAGCGCGTTGACGACTGGACCTTAGAAGTAAGCTATAAGGAATTCCCAGCTGGTATGTTACAAGCAGGGGGCGGTGTCTCTCAATTTATGATGCCTAAACATGTCTTCGAGAAAATTCCTGTGGCAGAACAATTAGATTCAGATGCAGTTCGTAAGAACCCGGTAGGGAACGGACCTTTCCGTGTTAAATCGATTACACCAGGGGAATCTGTTACTTTCGAAGCCAACGAATACTACTACAAAGGTAAGCCAAAAGTAGATGGTATGCAATTAGATGTAGTTAACCCTTCAACTGCCGTGTCAGAAATGAAAGCCGGCAACTATGACATCGCTAAGTTGTCTTCTGATGAATACCCAACCTATGCAGATGCTACTAACTTCAAAACATTAGGTCGTTTACAGAATGCCATGAGCTACATCGGTTTCAAGATGGGTAAATGGAACGCAGACAAGAAGGAAGTTGAATACGACCCAAGTCGTGTTGTATCTAACAAAGCCCTACGTCAAGCCATGGGTTACGCTATTGACAATGCTGCAATCGGTGAGAAATTCTACAACGGTTTACGTACTCGTGCCAACACCACTATTCCAGCCCTCTTCAAGGACTACAACGATAGCTCAATTGAAGGTTACACCTACCAACCAGAAAAATCTAAACAAATCCTTGCCGATGCTGGTTTCGTCGACAAAGACGGTGACGGCTTCGTAGAAGATCCAAACGGTAAGAGCTTCACCCTTAAATTTGCTTCTATGCAAGGGGGCGCAACGGCTGAACCAATCGCGCAATACTATATCGACTCTTGGAAACAAGTAGGGATTAACGTTGAGCTTGTAGACGGTCGTCTCATGGAATTTAACGCCTTCTACGACTTGCTCAAAAAAGATGGTGACGTTGATGTCTACCAAGCAGCCTTCGGGGTAGGTGGGGATCCAAACCCTATTAACTTGTTTGGTCGTAAGGCTGCCTTCAACTATACTCGTTGGGCAACTGAAGAGAACGACAAGCTCTTGGATGCTTTAGGTTCTACTGAATCCTTCGACGAAGCCTTCCGTAAGAAAGCCTTCAGCGACTGGCAAAAGTACTTCACTGAAGAAGCACCAGTTATTCCAACCCTCTTCCGTAATGAGTTAATTTCTGTTAACAACCGTGTGAAACACTATGACTTCAAAGTGGGTTCAACATTTGACCTTTCTGAAGTTGAATTAACTGCTGATCAACCAGTTAAATAA